From the Streptomyces nigrescens genome, one window contains:
- a CDS encoding SpoIIE family protein phosphatase: protein MPASGRPDGAGRETARAGQRVAQGAVGRAEAPEPGEEPHHGQLPRHGGEGVGRPREGGGPSGAGRSRPRGGEPGGTVPEQAPHGGRSAAPGAPHGEVSRPAAGEAAGAQVPAAAGPPPEPLPAAPARSAHPGESGEVAAARQAGGDRLRFIGAATRRIARGIDLDEIVLGLCRATVPTFADAILVYLRDPLPVGDERPTGPVVLRLRRTDRIPEEPDTNGGRLPVLPAQPDLGPAMGGSAAELAEVEPGGPLAEVLRGVRPLFGEAQAARTALPELLGPDPRLPGGHRVILAPLRGRRRVIGAAVFLRRPDRPAFEPDDLLVAAQLATHTALGVDKAVLYGREAYIADALQRTMLPDSLPQPTGVRLASRYLPAAETARVGGDWYDAIPLPGSRVALVVGDVMGHSMTSAAIMGQLRTTAQTLAGLDLPPQEVLHHLDEQAQRLGTDRMATCMYAVYDPVAHRITIANAGHPPPVMLHRGGRAEVLRVPSGAPIGVGGVDFEAVELDAPAGATLVLYTDGLVESRIRDVWTGIEQLRERLAETARLTGPNPPPLEPMCDEVLDMLGPGDRDDDIALLAARFDGIAPSDVAYWYLDPKAQTAGQARRLARRALARWGLDELTDQLELLVSEVVTNAVRYAERPITLRLLRTDVLRCEVGDDVPQLPRLRQARPSDEGGRGLYLVNRMARRWGATRLSMGKVVWFELSMPPGTPRR from the coding sequence ATGCCTGCGAGCGGGCGGCCGGACGGGGCGGGCCGGGAGACGGCCCGTGCCGGACAGCGTGTGGCGCAGGGCGCGGTGGGCCGCGCCGAGGCGCCCGAGCCGGGTGAGGAGCCGCACCACGGTCAGCTCCCGCGCCATGGCGGTGAGGGTGTCGGACGGCCGCGGGAGGGCGGCGGTCCGTCCGGTGCCGGGCGGTCGCGGCCGCGCGGCGGTGAGCCGGGCGGGACGGTGCCGGAGCAGGCGCCGCACGGCGGACGGTCCGCGGCCCCGGGCGCCCCACACGGTGAGGTGTCGCGGCCGGCGGCCGGGGAGGCCGCCGGGGCGCAGGTGCCCGCGGCGGCCGGCCCGCCGCCGGAGCCGCTGCCCGCCGCGCCGGCCCGCTCGGCGCATCCGGGCGAGAGCGGTGAGGTGGCCGCGGCCCGGCAGGCGGGCGGTGACCGGCTGCGCTTCATCGGGGCGGCGACGCGGCGGATCGCCCGGGGCATCGACCTCGACGAGATCGTGCTCGGGCTGTGCCGGGCGACGGTGCCGACGTTCGCCGACGCCATCCTCGTCTATCTGCGCGATCCGCTGCCGGTGGGCGATGAGCGCCCGACCGGGCCGGTGGTGCTGCGGCTGCGCCGTACCGACCGGATTCCGGAGGAGCCGGACACCAACGGCGGCCGGCTGCCGGTGCTGCCCGCGCAGCCCGATCTGGGCCCGGCGATGGGCGGCAGCGCGGCGGAGCTGGCCGAGGTGGAGCCCGGCGGTCCGCTGGCCGAGGTGCTGCGGGGCGTACGCCCGCTGTTCGGCGAGGCGCAGGCGGCGCGGACGGCGCTGCCGGAGCTGCTGGGCCCTGACCCGCGGCTGCCCGGCGGCCATCGGGTGATCCTGGCGCCGCTGCGCGGCCGCCGCCGGGTGATCGGTGCGGCGGTGTTCCTGCGCCGTCCGGACCGCCCGGCGTTCGAGCCGGACGATCTGCTGGTCGCGGCGCAGCTGGCGACGCACACCGCGCTGGGTGTGGACAAGGCGGTGCTCTACGGCCGCGAGGCGTATATCGCCGATGCCCTGCAGCGCACGATGCTGCCGGACTCGCTGCCGCAGCCGACCGGGGTCCGGCTGGCCAGCCGCTATCTGCCGGCCGCCGAGACGGCCCGGGTGGGCGGTGACTGGTACGACGCGATCCCGCTGCCGGGCAGCCGGGTGGCGCTGGTCGTCGGCGATGTCATGGGGCACTCGATGACCTCGGCCGCGATCATGGGCCAGCTGCGGACCACGGCCCAGACCCTGGCCGGGCTGGATCTGCCGCCGCAGGAGGTGCTGCACCACCTCGACGAGCAGGCCCAGCGGCTGGGTACGGACCGCATGGCGACCTGCATGTACGCGGTCTACGACCCGGTGGCGCACCGGATCACCATCGCCAACGCGGGGCATCCGCCGCCGGTGATGCTGCACCGCGGCGGGCGCGCCGAGGTGCTGCGGGTGCCGTCGGGCGCGCCGATCGGTGTCGGCGGGGTGGACTTCGAGGCGGTGGAGCTGGACGCCCCGGCGGGCGCCACGCTGGTGCTGTACACGGACGGTCTGGTCGAGTCGCGGATCCGGGACGTGTGGACCGGGATCGAGCAGCTGCGGGAGCGGCTGGCGGAGACGGCCCGGCTGACGGGGCCCAACCCGCCTCCGCTGGAGCCGATGTGCGACGAGGTGCTGGACATGCTGGGCCCCGGCGACCGCGATGACGACATCGCGCTGCTGGCGGCCCGGTTCGACGGGATCGCGCCCAGCGATGTCGCGTACTGGTATCTGGACCCGAAGGCGCAGACGGCCGGCCAGGCCCGGCGGCTGGCCCGGCGGGCGCTGGCGCGCTGGGGTCTCGATGAGCTGACCGACCAGCTGGAGCTGCTGGTCAGCGAGGTGGTGACGAATGCGGTGCGGTATGCGGAGCGGCCGATCACGCTGCGGCTGCTGCGCACGGACGTACTGCGCTGCGAGGTCGGTGACGATGTTCCGCAGCTGCCGCGGCTGCGTCAGGCCCGGCCGTCGGACGAGGGCGGGCGGGGCCTCTACCTCGTCAACCGGATGGCGCGGCGCTGGGGCGCGACCCGTCTGAGCATGGGAAAGGTCGTCTGGTTCGAGCTGTCGATGCCGCCGGGGACGCCGCGCCGCTGA
- a CDS encoding catalase has product MTSTAHNVPRTTNNAGVPVESDEHSLTVSPDGPILLQDHYLIEKMAQFNRERVPERVVHAKGAGAYGFFQVTNDVSQFTKADLFQPGRTTEMLARFSTVAGEQGSPDTWRDPRGFALKFYTQDGNYDLVGNNTPVFFVRDTIKFQDFIRSQKRRPDNGMRDNDMQWDFWTLSPESAHQVTWLMGDRGIPKSYRHMNGYGSHTYMWVNAGGERFWIKYHFKTDQGIDFLTQEDADRIAGEDGDYHRRDLFEAIDGANAPSWTLYVQVMPFADAPDYRFNPFDLTKVWPHGDYPLIEVGRMTLNKNPEDYFIHIEQAAFEPSNMVPGVGPSPDKMLLGRLFSYADTHRYRIGPNYAQLPPNRPHVPVHSYAKDGPMRYEPSRAARPYAPNSYGGPAADTLRYGEPAGWETGGEMVREAYTLRRDDDDFGQPGTMVRQVLDDAARDRLVGNVSGHLLNGVSRPVLDRALQYWRNIDKNVGDRIAHKVNGG; this is encoded by the coding sequence ATGACCAGCACCGCGCACAACGTCCCGCGCACGACGAACAACGCCGGCGTTCCGGTGGAGAGCGACGAGCACTCCCTCACCGTGAGCCCGGACGGCCCCATCCTGCTCCAGGATCACTACCTCATCGAGAAGATGGCCCAGTTCAACCGCGAACGGGTCCCCGAGCGGGTGGTGCACGCCAAGGGCGCCGGCGCGTACGGCTTCTTCCAAGTCACCAATGACGTCAGTCAGTTCACCAAGGCAGATCTGTTCCAGCCGGGCAGGACCACCGAGATGCTGGCCCGGTTCTCGACCGTCGCGGGTGAGCAGGGCTCCCCCGACACCTGGCGCGACCCCCGTGGCTTCGCGCTGAAGTTCTACACCCAGGACGGCAACTACGACCTGGTGGGGAACAACACCCCGGTCTTCTTCGTCCGGGACACGATCAAGTTCCAGGACTTCATCCGCTCCCAGAAGCGCCGCCCGGACAACGGGATGCGCGACAACGACATGCAGTGGGACTTCTGGACGCTCTCGCCGGAGTCGGCCCACCAGGTCACCTGGCTGATGGGCGACCGCGGCATCCCCAAGAGCTACCGCCACATGAACGGCTACGGCTCGCACACCTACATGTGGGTCAACGCCGGCGGCGAGAGGTTCTGGATCAAGTACCACTTCAAGACCGACCAGGGGATCGACTTCCTCACCCAGGAGGACGCCGACCGGATCGCCGGCGAGGACGGCGACTACCACCGGCGCGATCTGTTCGAGGCCATCGACGGCGCGAACGCCCCGTCGTGGACGCTGTATGTGCAGGTCATGCCGTTCGCGGACGCCCCGGACTACCGGTTCAACCCGTTCGATCTGACCAAGGTGTGGCCGCACGGCGACTACCCGCTGATCGAGGTCGGGCGGATGACGCTCAACAAGAACCCCGAGGACTACTTCATCCACATCGAGCAGGCGGCGTTCGAGCCGTCCAACATGGTGCCGGGTGTCGGTCCCTCGCCCGACAAGATGCTGCTGGGCCGGCTCTTCTCGTACGCGGACACCCACCGGTACCGCATCGGCCCGAACTACGCCCAGCTGCCGCCCAACCGGCCGCATGTGCCCGTCCACTCGTACGCGAAGGACGGCCCGATGCGGTACGAGCCGTCCCGTGCGGCCCGGCCGTACGCCCCGAACAGCTACGGCGGCCCGGCGGCGGACACCCTGCGCTACGGGGAGCCCGCGGGCTGGGAGACCGGCGGTGAGATGGTCCGCGAGGCGTACACGCTGCGCCGTGACGACGACGACTTCGGCCAGCCGGGCACCATGGTCCGCCAGGTCCTCGACGACGCGGCCCGCGACCGGCTCGTCGGCAATGTGTCCGGTCATCTCCTCAACGGCGTCAGCCGTCCGGTGCTGGACCGCGCGCTCCAGTACTGGCGCAACATCGACAAGAACGTGGGCGACCGGATCGCCCACAAGGTGAACGGCGGCTGA
- a CDS encoding transglycosylase domain-containing protein: MGRAEARRARQGSARRAKQTDKKSGIRRFFTWKKLLGAFLGACLLGILGFIGLYLYVDIPKGNSAAKLQSNVYKYADGKVMARVGDVNRETVPLDRIPKDVQRTFVAAENKSFYDDSGVDLKGTLRGVFNTLRGQGKQGGSTITQQYVKNYYLSQEQTVSRKLQEIVISLKVDNKFKKDDILAGYINTSYYGRGAYGIQAAAQAYYRKDVEKLTVSEGAYLASLLQAPSQYDWSSATKAGKKRVKERWAYTLDNMVEMKWLPAADRARQKFEVPQAPRPLPGVSGQTSYLVKQAKQELFAQGVDESEFEAGGWTVTLGIDKNKQKALEKSVKRKLTDDLDPEKRKVDRDAQLGATSVDPKTGHIVAMYGGDGYPKHWTNNATRSDYQPASTFKPLILASAMENNAVTQDGLPITPNTIYDGRNRRPVVGGTIPFAPPNEDEHPYGKISVQTATNNSVNAVFAQMGADVGLEKIKETAVKLGMDGSKIDAKPAMTLGTMGASPLQMAGAYATLDNHGKKVTPTLVKKTMHPVNGVQTEVPLKDPIGDQVLSRRTADTLTSVLTGVVNDGTASESVQNTAYDAAGKTGTSDDNKSAWFVGYTPKLVTAVGMFGESPKGGAQVTLKGTGGGGRVNGGGYPARVWADYTESALGGSTGAEFDLETDLGAGVPPTPTPTPSKTPSTSPTPSETPSKTPSQTPSSPSGRPSDPTSGKPSDPATPTDPSSGPPTGGTDDGDTGGKPTGGKPDGESLTDFR; this comes from the coding sequence ATGGGCCGAGCGGAAGCGAGACGGGCGCGACAGGGGAGCGCTCGCCGTGCCAAGCAGACAGACAAGAAGTCCGGCATACGCCGCTTCTTCACCTGGAAGAAGCTCCTCGGAGCCTTTCTCGGGGCGTGCCTGCTGGGCATCCTCGGATTCATCGGCCTCTACCTGTACGTGGACATCCCCAAGGGCAACAGCGCTGCCAAGCTGCAGAGCAATGTCTACAAGTACGCCGACGGCAAGGTCATGGCGCGGGTGGGCGACGTCAACCGCGAGACGGTCCCGCTCGACCGCATACCCAAGGACGTCCAGCGCACCTTCGTCGCCGCGGAGAACAAGTCCTTCTACGACGACTCCGGCGTCGACCTGAAGGGCACCCTGCGCGGTGTGTTCAACACCCTGCGGGGTCAGGGCAAGCAGGGTGGCTCGACGATCACCCAGCAGTACGTCAAGAACTACTACCTGAGCCAGGAGCAGACGGTTTCCCGCAAGCTCCAGGAGATCGTCATCTCGCTCAAGGTGGACAACAAGTTCAAGAAGGACGACATCCTCGCCGGCTACATCAACACCAGCTACTACGGCCGCGGCGCCTACGGCATCCAGGCTGCCGCCCAGGCCTACTACCGCAAGGACGTCGAGAAGCTCACCGTCTCGGAGGGCGCCTACCTCGCGTCGCTCCTCCAGGCGCCGAGCCAGTACGACTGGTCCAGCGCGACCAAGGCCGGCAAGAAGCGGGTCAAGGAGCGCTGGGCGTACACCCTCGACAACATGGTCGAGATGAAGTGGCTCCCCGCGGCGGACCGGGCCCGGCAGAAGTTCGAGGTGCCCCAGGCCCCCAGGCCGCTGCCCGGCGTGAGCGGCCAGACCAGCTACCTGGTCAAGCAGGCCAAGCAGGAACTCTTCGCCCAGGGCGTCGACGAGTCCGAATTCGAGGCCGGCGGCTGGACCGTCACCCTCGGCATCGACAAGAACAAGCAGAAGGCGCTGGAGAAGTCCGTCAAGCGCAAGCTCACCGACGACCTCGACCCCGAGAAGCGCAAGGTCGACCGGGACGCCCAGCTCGGTGCCACCTCGGTGGACCCCAAGACCGGGCACATCGTGGCGATGTACGGCGGCGACGGCTATCCGAAGCACTGGACGAACAACGCCACGCGCTCCGACTACCAGCCCGCCTCCACCTTCAAGCCGCTGATCCTGGCGTCGGCGATGGAGAACAACGCGGTCACCCAGGACGGCCTCCCGATCACCCCGAACACGATCTACGACGGCCGTAACCGCCGCCCGGTCGTCGGCGGCACCATCCCCTTCGCGCCGCCCAACGAGGACGAGCACCCGTACGGGAAGATCAGCGTCCAGACGGCGACCAACAACTCCGTCAACGCGGTCTTCGCGCAGATGGGCGCGGACGTCGGCCTGGAGAAGATCAAGGAGACCGCGGTCAAGCTGGGCATGGACGGTTCCAAGATCGACGCCAAGCCCGCGATGACCCTGGGCACCATGGGCGCCAGCCCGCTCCAGATGGCCGGGGCCTACGCCACGCTCGACAACCACGGCAAGAAGGTCACCCCGACCCTGGTCAAGAAGACGATGCACCCCGTCAACGGCGTCCAGACCGAGGTCCCGCTCAAGGACCCGATCGGCGACCAGGTCCTCAGCCGCCGGACCGCCGACACCCTCACCTCGGTCCTGACCGGCGTGGTCAACGACGGCACCGCCTCGGAGTCCGTGCAGAACACGGCGTACGACGCGGCCGGCAAGACCGGTACCTCCGACGACAACAAGTCGGCGTGGTTCGTCGGTTACACGCCCAAGCTGGTCACCGCGGTCGGCATGTTCGGTGAGTCCCCCAAGGGCGGCGCCCAGGTCACCCTGAAGGGCACCGGTGGCGGCGGCCGGGTCAACGGCGGCGGCTACCCGGCCCGGGTGTGGGCCGACTACACGGAGTCGGCGCTGGGCGGCAGCACCGGCGCGGAGTTCGACCTGGAGACCGACCTCGGTGCCGGGGTGCCGCCGACGCCCACCCCGACGCCGAGCAAGACCCCGTCGACGAGCCCGACACCGTCCGAGACGCCGAGCAAGACCCCGTCGCAGACCCCGTCCAGCCCGAGCGGGCGGCCGTCGGACCCCACGAGCGGCAAGCCGTCGGACCCGGCCACCCCGACCGACCCGAGCTCCGGTCCGCCGACCGGCGGCACGGACGACGGGGACACCGGGGGCAAGCCGACCGGCGGGAAGCCCGACGGCGAGAGCCTGACCGACTTCCGCTGA
- a CDS encoding SPFH domain-containing protein, whose protein sequence is MSDQTPADTSGQTPADHPGGDLGVDAPEMPRPQVREVPAHSIGGGLALLLTVLGVALSVGLLIVGGILGSAGKDAAAVPMFIGGVLLLLTSFFCMTGVKMVAPGEARVIQLFGRYVGTIRTDGLRWVNPLTSARKISTRVRNHETAVLKVNDAYGNPIELASIVVWQVEDTAQALFEVDDFLEFVATQTEAAVRHIAIEYPYDAHDEDALSLRGNAEEITEKLALELTARVQAAGVRIIESRFSHLAYAPEIASAMLQRQQAGAVVAARQQIVEGAVGMVEQALARISEQGIVELDEERKAAMVSNLMVVLCGDRAAQPVLNTGSLYQ, encoded by the coding sequence ATGTCCGACCAGACACCGGCCGACACGTCAGGCCAGACGCCGGCCGACCACCCCGGCGGCGACCTCGGCGTCGACGCCCCCGAGATGCCCAGGCCGCAGGTCCGCGAGGTCCCGGCGCACAGCATCGGGGGCGGGCTGGCCCTGCTGCTGACCGTGCTCGGCGTCGCGCTGAGCGTCGGCCTGCTGATCGTCGGCGGCATACTCGGCTCCGCCGGCAAGGACGCGGCCGCCGTCCCGATGTTCATCGGCGGCGTCCTGCTGCTGCTCACCTCGTTCTTCTGCATGACCGGCGTGAAGATGGTCGCGCCCGGCGAGGCCCGCGTCATCCAGCTCTTCGGGCGTTACGTCGGCACCATCCGCACCGACGGACTGCGCTGGGTCAACCCGCTCACCAGCGCCCGCAAGATCTCCACCCGGGTGCGCAACCACGAGACCGCGGTACTGAAGGTCAACGACGCCTACGGCAACCCGATCGAGCTGGCCTCGATCGTGGTCTGGCAGGTCGAGGACACCGCCCAGGCGCTCTTCGAGGTCGACGACTTCCTGGAGTTCGTCGCCACCCAGACCGAGGCGGCCGTCCGGCACATCGCCATCGAGTACCCCTATGACGCGCACGACGAGGACGCCCTGTCCCTGCGCGGCAACGCCGAGGAGATCACCGAGAAGCTCGCCCTGGAGCTGACCGCCCGGGTCCAGGCCGCCGGCGTACGGATCATCGAGTCCCGCTTCAGTCACCTCGCCTACGCCCCCGAGATCGCCTCCGCCATGCTGCAGCGCCAGCAGGCCGGCGCGGTGGTCGCGGCCCGCCAGCAGATCGTCGAGGGCGCGGTCGGCATGGTCGAGCAGGCACTGGCACGGATCAGCGAGCAGGGCATCGTCGAGCTGGACGAGGAGCGCAAGGCCGCCATGGTGAGCAATCTGATGGTGGTGCTGTGCGGCGACCGGGCCGCCCAGCCGGTCCTGAACACGGGCTCGCTCTACCAGTGA
- a CDS encoding FtsX-like permease family protein, whose product MRRSIPAAWARDLARGARFAVGTGREGWARTLLTAVGVGLGVMLLLGAASVPHLMDSHQARREARLIDANTEKGTRPGPRTLLYTDRDTVFRGDGVHGVLLRPDGPAPVHPPGVRTLPRPGEMVVSPALKELLAAPDGALLRERLGRTVVGTIAAPGLVGPGELTYYAGDDTLTASARTPRISHFGGELPTSPMGPRLTVIVIEACVVLLMPVAVFLATAVRFGGERRDRRMAALRLMGADSRMTRRMAAGEALCGALCGLVLGAGLFLLARRFSGRITVWDVNAFPSDLVPDPALTALIALAVPLCAVIVTLVALRGVTVEPLGVVRHHTPRRRRVWWRLPLPVLGAVMLLLTGRAGPAPAEARVDPYLLAGGALLVLLGITVLLPWLVEAVVARLRGGPVPWQLAVRRLQLNSGAAARAVSGITVAVAGAIALQMLLAAVQDDFTSVTGQDTSRAQLTVALPARGAVTHRKVLDEFRATEGVRGATAVLHSTVSRPGGRAFDSAAPLTVGDCRSLRELARLGPCKDGDVFLVRDSSGAVGDGALARTAQPGGEVLLQSEPDGPRAKGRPPLWTVPETARTVPSRTGPAGDVVFGIFATPSAVPVPDLAAPVAEAMLTLDPRVPDAAEYARNTAARLDPWADVRTLRNTERDHQFSTVRTGLLVASTVTLALIAASMLVTTLEQLRERRRLLAVLVAFGTRRADLCWSVLWQTAVPVALGLALAVVGGCGLGLTLLRLVGESSPDWSVIWPMAGAGAALVLLVTLLSLPPLWRLMRPDGLRTE is encoded by the coding sequence ATGAGGAGGAGCATCCCTGCCGCCTGGGCCCGTGACCTCGCACGGGGTGCCCGCTTCGCCGTCGGCACCGGCCGGGAGGGCTGGGCCCGTACGCTCCTGACCGCGGTCGGCGTGGGGCTCGGCGTGATGCTGCTGCTCGGTGCCGCCTCGGTCCCGCACCTCATGGACAGCCATCAGGCACGCCGCGAGGCCCGGCTCATCGACGCGAACACCGAGAAGGGGACCCGGCCCGGCCCCAGGACCCTGCTGTACACGGACCGTGACACGGTCTTCCGCGGCGACGGAGTCCACGGCGTACTGCTGCGGCCCGACGGCCCCGCCCCCGTCCACCCGCCCGGTGTGCGCACCCTGCCGCGGCCCGGCGAGATGGTGGTCTCGCCCGCGCTCAAGGAACTGCTCGCCGCACCGGACGGCGCGCTGCTGCGGGAACGGCTCGGCCGCACGGTGGTGGGCACCATCGCCGCCCCGGGACTCGTCGGACCCGGCGAACTGACCTACTACGCGGGCGATGACACCCTCACCGCCTCTGCCCGGACGCCCCGCATCAGCCACTTCGGTGGCGAGCTCCCCACGTCACCGATGGGCCCCCGGCTCACCGTCATCGTCATCGAGGCCTGTGTGGTGCTGCTGATGCCGGTGGCCGTCTTCCTCGCCACCGCCGTGCGCTTCGGCGGCGAGCGCCGCGACCGCCGGATGGCCGCGCTGCGGCTGATGGGCGCGGACAGCCGGATGACCCGCCGGATGGCGGCCGGGGAGGCGCTGTGCGGGGCGCTGTGCGGGCTGGTGCTGGGGGCGGGCCTGTTCCTGCTCGCCCGCCGGTTCAGCGGGCGGATCACCGTCTGGGACGTCAATGCCTTCCCCTCCGACCTGGTCCCGGACCCCGCGCTCACCGCGCTGATCGCCCTCGCCGTACCGCTCTGCGCGGTCATCGTCACCCTCGTCGCGCTCCGCGGTGTCACCGTCGAACCGCTGGGCGTCGTACGCCACCACACGCCCCGGCGCCGGCGGGTGTGGTGGCGGCTGCCGCTGCCGGTCCTCGGCGCGGTGATGCTGCTGCTGACCGGCAGGGCCGGCCCGGCACCGGCGGAGGCCCGGGTCGATCCCTATCTGCTCGCGGGCGGTGCGCTGCTGGTGCTCCTGGGGATCACCGTGCTGCTGCCGTGGCTGGTGGAAGCGGTGGTGGCCAGGCTGCGCGGCGGCCCGGTCCCCTGGCAGCTCGCCGTCCGCAGGCTCCAGTTGAACAGCGGCGCCGCGGCCCGCGCGGTCAGTGGCATCACCGTCGCGGTGGCCGGCGCCATCGCGCTGCAGATGCTGTTGGCCGCCGTCCAGGACGACTTCACGAGCGTGACGGGGCAGGACACGTCGCGGGCCCAGCTCACCGTCGCGTTACCGGCCCGGGGTGCCGTCACCCACCGGAAGGTGCTCGACGAGTTCCGTGCGACCGAGGGGGTCCGCGGGGCCACCGCCGTCCTGCACTCCACGGTGTCGCGCCCCGGGGGCCGGGCCTTCGACTCCGCCGCCCCGTTGACCGTCGGTGACTGCCGCAGCCTCCGGGAGCTGGCGCGCCTGGGCCCATGCAAGGACGGCGATGTCTTCCTCGTCCGGGACAGCAGCGGAGCGGTCGGCGACGGCGCTCTCGCACGGACCGCGCAGCCGGGCGGGGAAGTGCTGCTCCAGAGCGAACCGGACGGGCCACGGGCCAAGGGCCGGCCGCCGCTGTGGACCGTCCCGGAGACGGCCAGGACCGTCCCCTCGCGCACCGGCCCGGCGGGCGATGTGGTCTTCGGGATCTTCGCCACTCCGTCGGCGGTCCCGGTGCCGGACCTCGCCGCCCCGGTGGCCGAGGCGATGCTCACGCTCGACCCCCGGGTCCCGGACGCGGCCGAGTACGCCCGCAACACCGCGGCCCGCCTCGATCCGTGGGCGGACGTCCGCACGCTGCGGAACACCGAGCGGGACCATCAGTTCTCCACGGTGCGCACCGGGCTGCTGGTCGCCTCGACGGTGACGCTGGCGCTGATCGCGGCGAGCATGCTGGTCACCACACTGGAACAACTGCGGGAGCGCCGCCGGCTGCTGGCGGTCCTGGTGGCGTTCGGCACCCGGCGCGCCGACCTGTGCTGGTCGGTCCTGTGGCAGACCGCCGTTCCGGTGGCGCTCGGGCTGGCGCTCGCCGTCGTGGGCGGCTGCGGGCTGGGGCTCACCCTGCTCCGCCTGGTCGGCGAATCCTCGCCCGACTGGTCGGTGATCTGGCCGATGGCGGGAGCCGGTGCGGCCCTGGTCCTCCTCGTCACCCTGCTGAGCCTCCCGCCGCTGTGGCGGCTGATGCGCCCCGACGGGCTGCGAACGGAATGA
- a CDS encoding PadR family transcriptional regulator produces the protein MSIGHTLLGLLESGPRHGYDLKRAFDEHFGQDRPLHYGQVYSTMSRLLKNGLVEVDAVEAGAGPERKRYAITDAGITDVAQWLARPEKPEPYLQSTLYTKVVLALLTDRNAAGLLDTQRAEHLRLMRGLTERKRTGDLADQLICDHALFHLEADLRWLELTAARLDKLAEAVRA, from the coding sequence ATGTCAATCGGTCATACGCTGCTGGGCCTCCTGGAGTCCGGTCCCCGCCATGGCTACGACCTCAAGCGGGCCTTCGACGAGCACTTCGGGCAGGACCGTCCGCTGCACTACGGGCAGGTCTACTCCACGATGTCCCGGCTGTTGAAGAACGGTCTGGTCGAGGTGGACGCCGTGGAGGCCGGTGCCGGTCCGGAGCGGAAGCGGTATGCGATCACGGACGCCGGGATCACCGATGTGGCCCAGTGGCTGGCCCGTCCGGAGAAGCCCGAGCCGTATCTCCAGTCGACGCTCTACACCAAGGTCGTCCTGGCGCTGCTGACCGACCGTAACGCCGCCGGACTGCTGGACACCCAGCGCGCCGAGCATCTGCGGCTGATGCGCGGGCTGACCGAGCGCAAGCGCACCGGTGACCTCGCCGACCAGCTGATCTGCGACCATGCGCTCTTCCATCTCGAAGCCGATCTGCGCTGGCTGGAGCTGACCGCCGCGCGGCTGGACAAGCTGGCGGAAGCGGTCCGCGCATGA
- a CDS encoding ABC transporter ATP-binding protein, with translation MTPEGSLLAAEGLYKAYGATPALDGAEFSIHPGEVVAVMGPSGSGKSTLLHCLAGIISPDSGTVRYGPHTLTRLSDAQRSALRRTDFGFVFQFGQLVPELTALENVALPLRLNGTKRKEAERQARAWLEELEVKAVHDRRPGEISGGQGQRIAVARALATRPRVIFADEPTGALDSLNGERVLTLLTNAARESNAAVVLVTHEARVAAYSDREIVVRDGKVKDMLAGLI, from the coding sequence ATGACGCCGGAGGGATCCCTGCTCGCGGCGGAGGGGCTGTACAAGGCCTACGGGGCGACACCGGCGCTGGACGGCGCGGAGTTCTCCATCCACCCCGGTGAGGTCGTCGCCGTCATGGGCCCGTCCGGCTCCGGCAAATCGACCCTGCTGCACTGCCTGGCCGGGATCATCAGCCCGGACTCCGGCACCGTCCGCTACGGTCCGCACACCCTGACCCGCCTCAGCGACGCACAGCGCAGCGCCCTGCGCCGTACCGACTTCGGCTTCGTCTTCCAATTCGGCCAGCTGGTACCGGAGTTGACCGCGCTGGAGAATGTGGCGCTGCCGCTGCGGCTGAACGGCACCAAGCGCAAGGAGGCCGAGCGGCAGGCCCGCGCATGGCTGGAGGAGCTGGAGGTCAAGGCCGTGCACGACCGGCGGCCCGGTGAGATATCCGGCGGCCAGGGCCAGCGGATCGCGGTCGCCCGCGCCCTCGCCACCCGGCCGCGGGTCATCTTCGCGGACGAGCCCACCGGCGCCCTGGACTCGCTCAACGGCGAACGCGTACTGACCCTGCTGACCAACGCCGCCCGGGAGAGCAATGCCGCGGTGGTCCTGGTCACCCACGAGGCCCGGGTCGCCGCCTACTCCGACCGGGAGATCGTCGTCCGCGACGGCAAAGTGAAGGACATGCTGGCGGGCTTGATATGA